Proteins encoded together in one Coffea arabica cultivar ET-39 chromosome 2c, Coffea Arabica ET-39 HiFi, whole genome shotgun sequence window:
- the LOC113724910 gene encoding polypyrimidine tract-binding protein homolog 2 isoform X1, whose amino-acid sequence MASVSSQPQFRYTQPPSKVLHLRNLPWECTEEELIELGKPFGKVVNTKCNVGSNRNQAFIEFAELNQAIAMISYYASSSEPAQVRGKTVYLQYSNRQEIVNNKTTADVAGNVLLVTIEGNDARLVSIDVLHLVFSAFGFVHKITTFEKTAGFQALVQFSDAQTASSAKDALDGRSIPRYLIPQLGPCTLRITYSAHTDLSVKFQSHRSRDYTNPNLPVAPSAIDASGQLSLGLDGKKLEPESNVLLASIENMQYAVTLDVLHMVFSAFGPVLKIAMFDKNGGVQALIQYPDVQTAVVAKEALEGHCIYDGGFCKLHISYSRHTDLSIKVNNDRSRDYTIPNAPMMSSQPSILGQQPIAMGGPAAHQYNGAQYPPPPESTAMPQHSVGWNTSAPAVPPPMPMQMHNHPYMPPASMPPEMGPGMMPLHGQNGLPHSAAMPPYHPQ is encoded by the exons ATGGCATCTGTTTCCAGTCAGCCTCAATTCCGCTACACACAGCCCCCATCCAAGGTTCTCCACTTAAGAAATTTACCATGGGAGTGTACAGAGGAGGAACTGATTGAATTAGGGAAGCCATTTGGTAAAGTCGTCAATACAAAGTGTAATGTTGGATCAAATCGTAATCAAGCTTTTATAGAGTTT GCAGAATTGAATCAAGCAATTGCAATGATATCATACTATGCTTCATCTTCCGAACCAGCTCAGGTACGAGGGAAAACCGTCTACCTACAGTATTCGAACAGGCAAGAAATAGTGAACAACAAAACTACTGCAGATGTTGCTGGGAATGTACTCTTGGTGACAATTGAGGGTAATGATGCACGCCTCGTAAGCATTGATGTTCTTCACTTG GTATTCTCTGCCTTTGGATTTGTGCACAAAATTACAACGTTTGAGAAGACAGCTGGATTTCAG gCTTTAGTCCAATTTTCTGATGCTCAAACTGCTTCTTCTGCGAAGGATGCCCTTGATGGAAGAAGCATTCCCAG GTATTTAATTCCGCAGCTGGGACCTTGTACCCTTAGAATCACATATTCTGCACATACTGATTTGAGTGTTAAATTTCAGTCCCATCGTAGCAG GGATTACACCAATCCTAACCTCCCTGTGGCACCTTCTGCAATAGATGCTAGTGGTCAG CTCAGTTTAGGGTTAGATGGGAAGAAATTAGAGCCGGAGAGTAATGTTCTTCTTGCTTCCATTGAGAACATGCAATATGCTGTGACCTTGGATGTTTTGCATATG GTTTTTTCTGCTTTTGGCCCTGTGTTAAAGATTGCGATGTTTGATAAGAATGGTGGCGTTCAGGCATTGATACAGTATCCTG ATGTCCAGACTGCTGTTGTTGCAAAGGAAGCCCTAGAGGGACACTGCATATATGATGGTGGGTTTTGCAAGCTTCATATTTCCTATTCTCGCCACACTGATCTCAGTATAAAG GTCAACAACGATCGCAGTAGAGATTACACAATTCCAAATGCCCCCATGATGAGCTCTCAGCCTTCAATTTTGGGGCAGCAGCCAATTGCAATGGGTGGTCCTGCTGCTCACCAATATAATGGAGCCCAGTATCCTCCACCTCCTGAAAGTACTGCAATGCCGCAGCATTCAGTAGGCTGGAACACTTCTGCCCCGGCAGTACCTCCACCAATGCCCATGCAAATGCATAATCACCCTTACATGCCACCTGCTAGCATGCCTCCTGAAATGGGCCCTGGGATGATGCCATTGCACGGCCAGAACGGTCTGCCACATTCTGCAGCAATGCCTCCTTATCATCCACAGTAG
- the LOC113724910 gene encoding polypyrimidine tract-binding protein homolog 2 isoform X4 — protein sequence MLNINNVIVPSLCRVFSAFGFVHKITTFEKTAGFQALVQFSDAQTASSAKDALDGRSIPRYLIPQLGPCTLRITYSAHTDLSVKFQSHRSRDYTNPNLPVAPSAIDASGQLSLGLDGKKLEPESNVLLASIENMQYAVTLDVLHMVFSAFGPVLKIAMFDKNGGVQALIQYPDVQTAVVAKEALEGHCIYDGGFCKLHISYSRHTDLSIKVNNDRSRDYTIPNAPMMSSQPSILGQQPIAMGGPAAHQYNGAQYPPPPESTAMPQHSVGWNTSAPAVPPPMPMQMHNHPYMPPASMPPEMGPGMMPLHGQNGLPHSAAMPPYHPQ from the exons ATGCTGAATATAAACAATGTGATTGTTCCATCTCTTTGTAGG GTATTCTCTGCCTTTGGATTTGTGCACAAAATTACAACGTTTGAGAAGACAGCTGGATTTCAG gCTTTAGTCCAATTTTCTGATGCTCAAACTGCTTCTTCTGCGAAGGATGCCCTTGATGGAAGAAGCATTCCCAG GTATTTAATTCCGCAGCTGGGACCTTGTACCCTTAGAATCACATATTCTGCACATACTGATTTGAGTGTTAAATTTCAGTCCCATCGTAGCAG GGATTACACCAATCCTAACCTCCCTGTGGCACCTTCTGCAATAGATGCTAGTGGTCAG CTCAGTTTAGGGTTAGATGGGAAGAAATTAGAGCCGGAGAGTAATGTTCTTCTTGCTTCCATTGAGAACATGCAATATGCTGTGACCTTGGATGTTTTGCATATG GTTTTTTCTGCTTTTGGCCCTGTGTTAAAGATTGCGATGTTTGATAAGAATGGTGGCGTTCAGGCATTGATACAGTATCCTG ATGTCCAGACTGCTGTTGTTGCAAAGGAAGCCCTAGAGGGACACTGCATATATGATGGTGGGTTTTGCAAGCTTCATATTTCCTATTCTCGCCACACTGATCTCAGTATAAAG GTCAACAACGATCGCAGTAGAGATTACACAATTCCAAATGCCCCCATGATGAGCTCTCAGCCTTCAATTTTGGGGCAGCAGCCAATTGCAATGGGTGGTCCTGCTGCTCACCAATATAATGGAGCCCAGTATCCTCCACCTCCTGAAAGTACTGCAATGCCGCAGCATTCAGTAGGCTGGAACACTTCTGCCCCGGCAGTACCTCCACCAATGCCCATGCAAATGCATAATCACCCTTACATGCCACCTGCTAGCATGCCTCCTGAAATGGGCCCTGGGATGATGCCATTGCACGGCCAGAACGGTCTGCCACATTCTGCAGCAATGCCTCCTTATCATCCACAGTAG
- the LOC113724910 gene encoding polypyrimidine tract-binding protein homolog 2 isoform X2: protein MFFTCRLMSRKYLQWQLIASGERANVFSAFGFVHKITTFEKTAGFQALVQFSDAQTASSAKDALDGRSIPRYLIPQLGPCTLRITYSAHTDLSVKFQSHRSRDYTNPNLPVAPSAIDASGQLSLGLDGKKLEPESNVLLASIENMQYAVTLDVLHMVFSAFGPVLKIAMFDKNGGVQALIQYPDVQTAVVAKEALEGHCIYDGGFCKLHISYSRHTDLSIKVNNDRSRDYTIPNAPMMSSQPSILGQQPIAMGGPAAHQYNGAQYPPPPESTAMPQHSVGWNTSAPAVPPPMPMQMHNHPYMPPASMPPEMGPGMMPLHGQNGLPHSAAMPPYHPQ from the exons ATGTTCTTCACTTG CAGGCTTATGTCAAGGAAATATCTTCAATGGCAGCTTATTGCATCGGGAGAAAGAGCGAAT GTATTCTCTGCCTTTGGATTTGTGCACAAAATTACAACGTTTGAGAAGACAGCTGGATTTCAG gCTTTAGTCCAATTTTCTGATGCTCAAACTGCTTCTTCTGCGAAGGATGCCCTTGATGGAAGAAGCATTCCCAG GTATTTAATTCCGCAGCTGGGACCTTGTACCCTTAGAATCACATATTCTGCACATACTGATTTGAGTGTTAAATTTCAGTCCCATCGTAGCAG GGATTACACCAATCCTAACCTCCCTGTGGCACCTTCTGCAATAGATGCTAGTGGTCAG CTCAGTTTAGGGTTAGATGGGAAGAAATTAGAGCCGGAGAGTAATGTTCTTCTTGCTTCCATTGAGAACATGCAATATGCTGTGACCTTGGATGTTTTGCATATG GTTTTTTCTGCTTTTGGCCCTGTGTTAAAGATTGCGATGTTTGATAAGAATGGTGGCGTTCAGGCATTGATACAGTATCCTG ATGTCCAGACTGCTGTTGTTGCAAAGGAAGCCCTAGAGGGACACTGCATATATGATGGTGGGTTTTGCAAGCTTCATATTTCCTATTCTCGCCACACTGATCTCAGTATAAAG GTCAACAACGATCGCAGTAGAGATTACACAATTCCAAATGCCCCCATGATGAGCTCTCAGCCTTCAATTTTGGGGCAGCAGCCAATTGCAATGGGTGGTCCTGCTGCTCACCAATATAATGGAGCCCAGTATCCTCCACCTCCTGAAAGTACTGCAATGCCGCAGCATTCAGTAGGCTGGAACACTTCTGCCCCGGCAGTACCTCCACCAATGCCCATGCAAATGCATAATCACCCTTACATGCCACCTGCTAGCATGCCTCCTGAAATGGGCCCTGGGATGATGCCATTGCACGGCCAGAACGGTCTGCCACATTCTGCAGCAATGCCTCCTTATCATCCACAGTAG
- the LOC113724910 gene encoding polypyrimidine tract-binding protein homolog 2 isoform X3: MFFTWLMSRKYLQWQLIASGERANVFSAFGFVHKITTFEKTAGFQALVQFSDAQTASSAKDALDGRSIPRYLIPQLGPCTLRITYSAHTDLSVKFQSHRSRDYTNPNLPVAPSAIDASGQLSLGLDGKKLEPESNVLLASIENMQYAVTLDVLHMVFSAFGPVLKIAMFDKNGGVQALIQYPDVQTAVVAKEALEGHCIYDGGFCKLHISYSRHTDLSIKVNNDRSRDYTIPNAPMMSSQPSILGQQPIAMGGPAAHQYNGAQYPPPPESTAMPQHSVGWNTSAPAVPPPMPMQMHNHPYMPPASMPPEMGPGMMPLHGQNGLPHSAAMPPYHPQ, translated from the exons ATGTTCTTCACTTG GCTTATGTCAAGGAAATATCTTCAATGGCAGCTTATTGCATCGGGAGAAAGAGCGAAT GTATTCTCTGCCTTTGGATTTGTGCACAAAATTACAACGTTTGAGAAGACAGCTGGATTTCAG gCTTTAGTCCAATTTTCTGATGCTCAAACTGCTTCTTCTGCGAAGGATGCCCTTGATGGAAGAAGCATTCCCAG GTATTTAATTCCGCAGCTGGGACCTTGTACCCTTAGAATCACATATTCTGCACATACTGATTTGAGTGTTAAATTTCAGTCCCATCGTAGCAG GGATTACACCAATCCTAACCTCCCTGTGGCACCTTCTGCAATAGATGCTAGTGGTCAG CTCAGTTTAGGGTTAGATGGGAAGAAATTAGAGCCGGAGAGTAATGTTCTTCTTGCTTCCATTGAGAACATGCAATATGCTGTGACCTTGGATGTTTTGCATATG GTTTTTTCTGCTTTTGGCCCTGTGTTAAAGATTGCGATGTTTGATAAGAATGGTGGCGTTCAGGCATTGATACAGTATCCTG ATGTCCAGACTGCTGTTGTTGCAAAGGAAGCCCTAGAGGGACACTGCATATATGATGGTGGGTTTTGCAAGCTTCATATTTCCTATTCTCGCCACACTGATCTCAGTATAAAG GTCAACAACGATCGCAGTAGAGATTACACAATTCCAAATGCCCCCATGATGAGCTCTCAGCCTTCAATTTTGGGGCAGCAGCCAATTGCAATGGGTGGTCCTGCTGCTCACCAATATAATGGAGCCCAGTATCCTCCACCTCCTGAAAGTACTGCAATGCCGCAGCATTCAGTAGGCTGGAACACTTCTGCCCCGGCAGTACCTCCACCAATGCCCATGCAAATGCATAATCACCCTTACATGCCACCTGCTAGCATGCCTCCTGAAATGGGCCCTGGGATGATGCCATTGCACGGCCAGAACGGTCTGCCACATTCTGCAGCAATGCCTCCTTATCATCCACAGTAG